One window of Paenibacillus sp. FSL K6-3182 genomic DNA carries:
- a CDS encoding GDSL-type esterase/lipase family protein, whose amino-acid sequence MTLSIWNHRSNLHRTRRGIQEGRLTVGFIGGSITDARPRHNWPEPVIAWFTEQYPELRITVENAAIGATGSDLAAFRAKRDLIDTNCDLVFIEYAVNDEGEPTLKRNRSREGLIRQLLADGQRDIVIVYTYSQNMYNAITQGLVPDTINEFERIAEHYELSSVWMGLYTFEEVKKGKLRFEEWLPDGLHPTSRGSLSYGQSVIAYLQKELSHADHAVEADQVSYLIPKPLDTQCWDDVFDLSFHHIHTRGSWAIRRWPHLEWIDQVLETSAIGAELSFSFEGRGLVLGFDFGRSSAEFRYRIDDGEWQVMERERPSWVQDDGWYRLNCFGDDWVSGRHRFELEVIHGNRPECTGTNFRLAKVGIIR is encoded by the coding sequence ATGACTTTGTCGATTTGGAATCACCGAAGCAATCTGCATCGAACGCGGCGCGGAATCCAAGAAGGACGTTTGACGGTGGGTTTTATTGGAGGCTCGATCACCGATGCAAGGCCGCGTCATAACTGGCCGGAGCCAGTCATTGCCTGGTTCACGGAGCAATATCCGGAACTGCGTATCACGGTTGAAAATGCAGCGATCGGAGCAACGGGCAGCGATTTAGCTGCTTTCCGCGCCAAACGTGATCTAATTGATACGAATTGCGATTTGGTTTTTATTGAATATGCAGTTAATGATGAAGGCGAGCCAACCTTGAAGCGCAATCGCTCGCGCGAAGGATTAATAAGGCAATTGCTCGCTGATGGCCAGCGCGATATCGTCATCGTATACACGTATTCGCAAAATATGTACAACGCCATTACACAGGGCTTGGTACCGGATACGATTAATGAATTTGAGCGGATAGCAGAGCATTATGAGCTAAGCTCGGTATGGATGGGATTGTATACATTTGAGGAAGTCAAGAAAGGCAAGCTGCGCTTTGAAGAATGGCTGCCAGATGGTCTTCATCCGACAAGCAGAGGAAGCTTGAGCTATGGGCAAAGTGTAATTGCGTATCTCCAGAAGGAATTATCGCACGCGGATCACGCGGTGGAGGCTGATCAGGTTTCATACTTGATACCAAAGCCGCTGGATACACAATGCTGGGATGATGTATTCGACTTATCTTTTCATCACATTCATACGAGAGGTTCTTGGGCCATAAGGAGATGGCCTCATCTGGAGTGGATCGATCAAGTGCTCGAGACATCGGCCATTGGAGCAGAGTTGTCCTTCTCCTTCGAGGGAAGAGGACTCGTTCTTGGCTTTGACTTCGGGAGAAGCTCAGCTGAGTTTCGATACCGAATAGATGATGGGGAGTGGCAAGTGATGGAGCGGGAGAGGCCATCATGGGTCCAGGATGATGGGTGGTATCGCTTAAACTGTTTCGGAGATGATTGGGTGAGCGGCCGTCACCGCTTCGAGCTTGAAGTCATTCATGGCAATCGACCAGAATGCACAGGCACTAATTTCCGACTCGCGAAAGTGGGGATTATCAGGTGA
- a CDS encoding glycosyl hydrolase — MLNVKQQSRFIVEPKLINPNADDQAKRLMTYLCDIYGTRILTGQQIGVVSTPELEILHEVTGKYPAVYGFDFMNYSPSRTERGATCSDTDIAIDWWQSGGIVTFCWHWNAPKDLIDLPPDRTWGSGFYTKATTFDVQKAMNDKESEDYKLLIRDIDAISSELKRLQDAGVPVLWRPLHEASGGWFWWGSKGAEPCVQLWKLMYDRMTNVHKLNHLIWVWNGQHADWYPGDEYVDIIGEDIYPPEQNYESQLDRFEKALAYTSMNKIIALSENGPIPDPDLMLQDRALWAWNCTWYGNFVYNIVDGHRVYAEKFTDREQLIKFYNHPFSLTKDELPDLKNYQLRE; from the coding sequence ATGTTGAATGTGAAGCAGCAATCCCGTTTCATAGTGGAGCCTAAGCTCATAAACCCGAATGCAGACGATCAGGCGAAAAGGCTGATGACCTATTTATGCGACATTTATGGAACTCGTATATTGACCGGTCAGCAAATCGGTGTAGTATCAACACCTGAGCTTGAAATATTGCATGAAGTGACTGGGAAATACCCAGCTGTTTATGGCTTTGATTTCATGAATTATTCACCCTCGCGCACAGAGCGCGGGGCCACATGCTCCGATACAGACATTGCGATTGATTGGTGGCAAAGCGGCGGCATCGTAACTTTTTGCTGGCACTGGAATGCGCCTAAGGATTTAATTGATTTGCCCCCTGACCGAACGTGGGGCAGCGGTTTCTATACAAAAGCAACGACGTTTGATGTGCAGAAGGCGATGAATGATAAAGAGTCAGAGGATTATAAGCTGCTGATCAGAGATATTGATGCGATTTCCTCCGAGCTGAAACGGCTGCAGGATGCAGGGGTACCGGTATTATGGAGACCTCTGCACGAGGCTTCAGGAGGCTGGTTCTGGTGGGGCAGCAAAGGGGCTGAGCCCTGCGTGCAATTGTGGAAGCTGATGTATGACCGAATGACGAACGTGCATAAGTTGAACCATTTGATTTGGGTATGGAATGGACAGCATGCGGATTGGTATCCGGGCGATGAGTACGTCGATATTATTGGAGAAGATATTTATCCCCCTGAGCAAAATTACGAGTCGCAGCTTGATCGTTTTGAGAAGGCACTCGCTTACACAAGCATGAACAAAATTATTGCTTTGTCGGAAAATGGACCGATTCCTGATCCTGATCTTATGCTTCAGGATCGTGCACTATGGGCATGGAATTGCACGTGGTATGGCAATTTTGTCTACAATATTGTGGATGGGCACCGTGTGTATGCCGAGAAATTTACAGATAGGGAACAGCTTATCAAATTTTATAATCACCCTTTCTCGTTAACGAAGGATGAGCTGCCTGATTTGAAAAATTATCAGCTGCGAGAATAG